The genome window aaaacaaaaagaatcacAATAGAAATCTATCTCTGAATAGGTACAAGTCTTAAACAATCATAAGACTAAAAATCTATCTCTTATAagtacaagttttaaataaacTACAACACTAAAAATCTATCTCATAATAAATACAATTCTTAAACCGATCCAAAACACCACATGCATATAACTTTCGAGCCTTCGGCttgatttattatttcattaaaaaaattataatgacgataaaataaaattataaatatataattttgaatattttttatacaaagacgaataattacataattttattttttttgaataaaggaAAATTCCATTAATCTTAACGATTATCATCCAACAAGGTCTCCAACAATATCAATGGAGGAGACAAAAAATTAACAAAGCTATTAAGCTTACAAGGAATCCTAGCCATACCATGTGCCGCCTTGTTTGCATGCTTTCTAACGTAGTTAACCGAAACTCCAGCTTTTCTCTCCAGAATGCTCCTGCAGTGCTTTATGATATGACCTTGTTCCAAGAGGTTCTCATGCATCCTGTTGATTGCAGTAACTCCTTGCTGAGCATCACTCTCGACAATAATGGTTTGAGCTAGAGAGCTCTTTGTCCATAAAAGAGCTTCTAAAATCCCAACTTCTTCAGTCTCTAAAACTGATATACACCCAGCAAACCTCATAACTTTACCATCCAAATACTGGCCTCGATGGTCCCTGAGAACCATTCCTATTGAGAAACAATCATCCCCTGGCTTAACTGATGCATCCACATTGACTTTGAGCACATCCGTTGGTGGAGGTTGCCACTTGTGAGGGTACTTATCGACATCCAATCTTTGATTCTCTTCCAAACTTTTATTCCTTTCATTTGCAACGCTCCAATCTTCAATTTGTTTTTTGCTCCACGCCATTACAGCTGCAGGTGTCATCGACTTACCTTCAAAAATTTTCTTATTTCGAGCAAACCAGACACCCCATAAAACTGCAGCAATCTGCACTAGCTTACCATCTGGCTCCATGCTCAACCTTTCTAGCAGCCAATCAGGAGCATTTTCCACCATCTCCATATCGTAACTAATGCTCACCTGTTGCCAACAACTTTTTGCAAAATCGCAGTCAAAGAATAGATGAAGGAGGTGCTCTACATCACCCACACACATATCACGCCCAATTGGTACTCTTATCCCCTTGATCATGAAAAGATTTCGGATTGGTACATTATTGCGGCAAAACCTCCAGAGAAAAATTTTAATCTTGTGAGGTATCACATGGTCTGGGTTATGGGAAGATTTTACCCATGTGTAACTCGACCCACCTATCCTCTTTGCTTCCAGAAAGTGACAATGAGGAAAATATCGTGCTTTAAGAACTCTCGAAACTAAAGCCTCTGGTTTAGAAATGAGATTCCAACATTGTTTCCCTAACAGAGCCAGATTGAAACCATGAAGATCTCTGAAACCCAAACCTCCTTTCTTTTTTGACATGCTCATTCTGTTCCAAGCCAGCCAGTGGATCCTTTTGTTGTTATTGGAGCTAGAGCGCCACCAAAAATCATTCATCATCCTTTCGATTTCCTGACATAAGGTCTTAGGAATTAGAAAACAAGACATGGTGTATGAAGGAATTGTTTGAGCGACATTCCTTATCATTACTGCCTTTCCTGCTCGAGAAAGTAGTTTTGTATTCCAACCTTGGATACGTTGAAAAACCTTCTCTTTCAGATATTTAAAAACAGTCTTTTTAGACCTCCCAACAAGAGACGGCAAGCCCAAATATTTGCTATTACCAATATCACTAAAGACTCCTAGAATTTGCTTGATTTCCGTTTGTTTATCCCTTCTAACGTTTGAGCTGAAGAAAACTGCAGACTTCTGGTGATTCACAGCCTGGCCAGAAAATACTTCATAATCATTCAGCACTGCTTTAACTGAGTTTGCCTCCTCTGCCGATGCTTTGAAGAAAAGGAAACTATCATCTGCAAATAACAGATGAGTAATTGTTGGAGCTGAGCTACTAATTTTGCAGCCCTTGACACGCCCTTCCAAAGAAGCAGTCTTCAGCGATAATGACAACCCCTCCACACAGAGTAAGAACAAATAAGGCGACAACGGGTCTCCTTGACGGAGGCCTCTCTTTGGGGTGATGGGGCCTATCGTGGAGCCTTGAAAAGATATAGAATACGAGACCGTGGTTATACAGAGCATTACCCACTTCACCCATTTCTCAGAAAACTCCATTGTGATCATCCGTTCTTGTAAATATTCCCAGCTCACTCTGTCGTATGCTTTACTGATATCAAGTTTGAGGGTGACCTCTCCTTCCTTGCCTCCATTATTTCGCTTCATATAGTGAAGCAACTCAAATGCAGCTAAAACATTATCCGTGATATTCAGTCCCGGTACGAAAGCAGACTGCTCCTCAGAAATCACAGATGGCAAAATTTTCTAAAGCCTATTCGCCAATACCTTCGCAAGAATTTTATATAAGACGTTGCATAGAGCTATTGGCCGCAAATCTTTAACCTCTTCTACATTCTCCTTCTTAGGAATCAGAACCAGTGTTGTATCATTTACACCCGCAGAGAACGAGCCATCAATTAGCCACTATTTACAACAATGAAAAACTTATTTCCCTAGCAGTTTCCAAAAGTTCTAAAAAAACGCAGGGTTCAAACCATCCGGGCCACTTGCCTTATCTGGATGCATGCTCCTTACTGCATTTGTGAATTCTTGAAAGGTCAGGCTAGCTGTGAGCATATTATTTTGCTCCGTAGAAATGCTTGCTTGGATCGGAACCTGAGTATGTCTGTTGATGCAGTCTGATGCAGAAAAGACATTGACATAATAACTCTTAAGAAGCCTACATAAATCATCATGATTTGACACCAAAGAGCCATCATCAGCCTTCAACGCTGCAATGTGATTCATTTTATTTCTACTAGAAGCTGAAGCATGAAAAAATCTTGAATTAGTGTTCCCTTCTTGAAGCCAGAATGTTTTTGCTCGCTGTTTCCAATAAGTCTCCTCATGCAGCAGAAGCTCGTTTAGCCTCTCTCTTTCTTCAAAGTACATCTGAATACCATCATCATCTTCTCTATTATTAAGAGCATCAATGACTCCTTTTTGCTTCAGAACTTTCTCCCTGAACTTATGAAAAACGTCCGTTCCCATTTTGCCATGAAAGAAGATACTGAAATTAACTTAGGAAGAAGATGAATAGTAGGAAGACCCTGCCAAAACGTAGCCACATCTGTATGAAAACTCTCTTCTTTTAGCCAAGTATTCTCAAATTTAAACCGAAATTGCTTTTTAGAGAATGAAGTATTCATCAAGTCGAGCTTAATGGGATCATGATCCGATACTACCACATGGGAAACTGAAAGCATGCACAATGGGAACATCTGCCACAAAGCAGCTGAAGCAAAAGCTCTATCTAATCTTTCTCTCACCCAGTCTGTTGTGCCCTTGCTCTTTTCCCATGTAAATCCTCCCCCTTGCAACTCGATCTCTGAGAGAGCACAATCCTCTATAACATTCCGAAAACCATTCAACAAGTTCTGCGGATGAGGGTGCTTGCCCTTCCTATCAGAACTATAGAGAAGATCATTTAAGTCACCAAAAATGCACCAAGgtaaagcaaaataaaatgacAAGGACCTTATAAAATCCCAAGAAGCTTGACGTCTCTCACGTTCAGGAAAACCGTAAAAGCACGTTAACCTCCAGGATGTATTATGTCTCTCCTTAATAACAATATCGATGTGATTGAAAGATGAATCAACCACAGCCCCAATAATGTTATGCTTCCAGAAAACTGCTAGCCCACCCCCTCTGCCTTGTCTATCTACTGAGAAAAAATTAGCAAACCCTAGAGTTGAAGCTAAAACTTCAATTTTATTTCGTTCGACTAATGTTTCAGACAAAAATAAAAGATCGGGCTTTTGAGACTTTACTAAGTCTCTGAGAATATGAACTGTACGAGCCTTGCCCAAGTCTCGACAGTTCAAACTTAGCAGAATCATTTGGACCGGCTGGCTTGTAAGGCAAGCTCAGCCGATAAATTCTTTGTAGAGTCTGCAAAATCTCCATCAGAAATTACAGCCTCTTGAAAGTGTCTAGTCTCTTCTGGCCCATGAAAAGGGTGGCCCATATCTACAACCATATTCTCGTCGAAGTCCAACTCTCTTCTGCTTCTTTTGCGCTCTTCAATACGAAATCCATCATTATCCTCATCATTTGACAGGTATAACAGATTTGCTGTTGTTGTAAATCTCTCTAAATTAGCCTTATTTACTGTGTTTGTTATTCCTCTATCAGCTGTAGATTCTTCCCCAACAACTTTCCTGTAATTTCTCGGTTTCTTTATCTCATTTCctttttttgaatttgaatcCCCCGAAAAATTCTGGTAGTTATCCTTCGTACCAATCCTATCCTCCCACGTGTCATCGTCTTCTCCCCTGAGCCATTTACTTTGAGTTTGACCCGCCGCCCTGCGCGGTGGCGCCCGCAGCCAGCTTCCCCATTTTCTTCACTTCCTCTTTGATCCCAGCATCAAGTAGTTTCCTGCAGAAGCGATCTGTATGTGTGACCATTCCACAGGAGAAATAAAACTCTCCTAATCTTTCATACTTGCATGTGACCAGGGGGGGATCTAGTAAAGGGCAcggggggacacgtgtcccccctaattaaaaaaaaataaaaaattaccgcCGTGATttcggaaaaaaaatataagtgtccccctaaaaaatttgaaaatttaggggTGTCCCCGCGAATTTTAAAAGTTCAAGTAAGTTGCAGtggtttaataaaattataaggaaCTAAAAGGTAATttgtacacatatatttatattaaaaatatgaatagatataatttaaaaacaaaaaagtagTTAATTCATATGTTTTAGTCTCTGCAGTCTGTTCTCTCGAGCAGAGCTTGTGCCTGGCTAGTGTAAGTACTCACCTTTTTATTAATCCAAATTACCCACCGATCAAATACAAACCGAATACAATCACTGAATCATCTATCAGCTACTAGTTAATTAGATATGTGCTTGAGGCTTCTGATGTGGAGCGCTGCGTTTTCTGTCCTTACCTGTCCGAGCTCCGCCTAATCCATGGATGTTTCTTCTTCAGTTCTTCTGCAGAGTAATTCCGGAATCTAAAGATTAAACAAAGTATGTTTATATTGTCATTGTGTGTCTAATTTATAGATATCTGTTGTGTTTAtgctttaaattcaaattattaggtCATGGGTGATGGCCTGATGGGTACCAGCAGGCTAGCAGAGTAGCAGGCAGCAGCTGAAAAGGGGGAATTCTCAATTCTGTGATTACAAAATTAAGGTGTGTTTATTTTTCCCCTACTGTAACTTTGTAAGCTTTTGATTATCGTTAGTTGATACTTAAAATGTCAACCCTATATTTGTTAAACAGTTAATCAATTATGCATCGATTTTATTCAATGTTATGAATTTGTGTTCTtattgcatttaatgaagactGTATTGGGGATCACTAACGAGTTATCACAAGCATTGCAGAGGAAAGATCAAGATCTTGTAAACGC of Daucus carota subsp. sativus chromosome 3, DH1 v3.0, whole genome shotgun sequence contains these proteins:
- the LOC108212505 gene encoding uncharacterized protein LOC108212505; its protein translation is MILLSLNCRDLGKARTVHILRDLVKSQKPDLLFLSETLVERNKIEVLASTLGFANFFSVDRQGRGGGLAVFWKHNIIGAVVDSSFNHIDIVIKERHNTSWRLTCFYGFPERERRQASWDFIRSLSFYFALPWCIFGDLNDLLYSSDRKGKHPHPQNLLNGFRNVIEDCALSEIELQGGGFTWEKSKGTTDWVRERLDRAFASAALWQMFPLCMLSVSHVVVSDHDPIKLDLMNTSFSKKQFRIFFHGKMGTDVFHKFREKVLKQKGVIDALNNREDDDGIQMYFEERERLNELLLHEETYWKQRAKTFWLQEGNTNSRFFHASASSRNKMNHIAALKADDGSLVSNHDDLCRLLKSYYVNVFSASDCINRHTQVPIQASISTEQNNMLTASLTFQEFTNAVRSMHPDKWLIDGSFSAGVNDTTLVLIPKKENVEEVKDLRPIALCNVLYKILAKSAFVPGLNITDNVLAAFELLHYMKRNNGGKEGEVTLKLDISKAYDRVSWEYLQERMITMEFSEKWVKWVMLCITTVSYSISFQGSTIGPITPKRGLRQGDPLSPYLFLLCVEGLSLSLKTASLEGRVKGCKISSSAPTITHLLFADDSFLFFKASAEEANSVKAVLNDYEVFSGQAVNHQKSAVFFSSNVRRDKQTEIKQILGVFSDIGNSKYLGLPSLVGRSKKTVFKYLKEKVFQRIQGWNTKLLSRAGKAVMIRNVAQTIPSYTMSCFLIPKTLCQEIERMMNDFWWRSSSNNNKRIHWLAWNRMSMSKKKGGLGFRDLHGFNLALLGKQCWNLISKPEALVSRVLKARYFPHCHFLEAKRIGGSSYTWVKSSHNPDHVIPHKIKIFLWRFCRNNVPIRNLFMIKGIRVPIGRDMCVGDVEHLLHLFFDCDFAKSCWQQVSISYDMEMVENAPDWLLERLSMEPDGKLVQIAAVLWGVWFARNKKIFEGKSMTPAAVMAWSKKQIEDWSVANERNKSLEENQRLDVDKYPHKWQPPPTDVLKVNVDASVKPGDDCFSIGMVLRDHRGQYLDGKVMRFAGCISVLETEEVGILEALLWTKSSLAQTIIVESDAQQGVTAINRMHENLLEQGHIIKHCRSILERKAGVSVNYVRKHANKAAHGMARIPCKLNSFVNFLSPPLILLETLLDDNR